AACACAGCTAAGAAAGCGGTTCTCAATCTCCAAGCTGCTAATTGCTAATGACTCATTGTTTTTTGTCATGAGCTATCAATGATTAGCTAAAGCCCAAGATCACCCGTTAGGTGTCCTCGTCATCACCCACCAAGTCGCTAGTACCTTTTGGGTGTGTTTCAAACGATATTTGGGAAATAATTGCCTTTGCATCTTCTAACGCCAAACGGGTCTTTTGGTGTTTGTAGGCGATTCCCAGTTGGTTGCACAGAGAAAACACTTTTTCTACAGGTATACTGTAGTCGGCTGCTATCTCTGCGATCGATAGGTCTGCAAAACCCATAATGCTTGTTAACTGATAGATAGAGATTGAGTCGCTGTAATACCAATATCACGTTAGGAGTGCAATTTGTTGCCCAAAATACTGTTTGGGGAATGGGGAACTTGTACTGAGCGCAGTCGAAGTATGGGGAATGGGGCATTGGGAATGGGGTTTAACCTTTTCCCCCAGTGAAGGTAACGCTTTGAATAAAGTAACGATTAAAAAAGGCGTAAATACCTAAAGCTGGTAGGGTAAAGACCATAGAAGCCGCCATAATGTAGTTCCAATAGCTGATGTATTGGCCTTTGAAGGTATTCAGCCCCAAAGGGAGGGTAAACATTTCTGGGTCAAATAGGATAACTATCGGCAGTAAAAAATTATTCCAACTTCCCATAAATACAAAAACTGCCTGTGCCGCTAATGCTGGTTTGGCTAGAGGTAAGACAATATGTCGGAAAATTCCAAAGGTATTTAAGCCATCGAGTTGAGCCGCTTCTTCTAGTTCTTTAGGAAAATTAACAAAAAACTGCCGCATCATGAAGATAAAAGTGGCATTCACCATGCTAGGCACAATCATGCCTTGGTAAGAATTCAACCAACCGATCGCTTTTAAAATCAAAAATGTCGGAATTAGGGTGATTTGCGCTGGTACTGCCAGCACAGCCAAGATGAGAAAGAACCAAAAGCGCTTACCTACAAAACGCAGTCTTGCCAGGGCATAACCAGCCATTGAATTTAACAACAAGTTTAAAAGCGTAACGCTAACGGCAATTACCACACTATTGAACAACCAGCGCCAAAATAACGGTTCTTGGAGAAATATTTGCCTGTAGTTGTCAAGAGTAAAATTCTTGGGGAGAAAGTTGGGTTCACCACCGACAATCTCTGTTAGCGGCTTAAATGATGCTGAAAGCGCCCAGAGAAAGGGAATTAGGGTAACGATCGCATAAAGTGTCAGCAAGACGTATAGCAAGACTTTTAAGCCAGAGATTTTAGTCAAATCCGTTCGCCTCCAAAAAGTCGCCGTTGAATCAAACTGATGGCAACGATCGCGGCTGCTAACAAAAATGCGATCGCAGCTGCATATCCCATTTGTAAATTCCGAAACACAGCTTGGTAAATTAGCAGCACCACAGTTAAGGTAGCGTTGTTCGGGCCGCCAGTACCCCCAGAAAAGATGTAAGACTGGTCAAAAAGTTGAAAAGTCCCAATCACCCCCACTGCTACCACAAAGAAGGTTACAGGCTTAAGCAAGGGAAGGGTAATGTGGATAAATTGCTTCCATCCATTTGCGCCATCGAGTTCTGCGGCTTCATAAAGTGTTTTGGGTATATCTTGCAACGCCGCCAGATAAATCACCATGAAAAATGGCGCGGTTGACCAAATGTTCATGATTATAATACCTTTGAGGGCAACAGATGGATCGCCCAACCAGTTATAAGTAGGTAGCCCTACAAAAGTGAGAAAATCGTTTAGTAGCCCATCGGTGTTATAAATCCACATAAAGATCAGCGTCAGCACTGCTGAAGAGGTGACTGTGGGCAAAAAATAAAGGATGCGCCACCAGTTTTTACCGCGAATCCCAGAATTCAGAGTTACCGCCAGAATTAAAGCTAAGACTGTTTGAGTTGGCACAACAATAGCTACATATTGTGCTGTGTTTCTTAAAGCAATCCAAACCCTTTCATCTTCAGCTAATCGTGTGAAGTTCCGAAAACCGATGAACTCGTACTCAATACCGCCGAGAAGTCGGACTTTTTGCAAGGAAAGAAAAACGGCGTAGAGAATGGGTAAGACTACAAAAGTCCCCAAAACTAGAATGGTCGGCATCATGAACATATACCCAGCTAAGTTTTCTGTGATATTCCACCTGGGGTTACTCCGCCGCCTGTTGATTGCAAACACTACAGAACCTCCGTTTAATCCCGCACTAACCCGGCTGTAGAGATGGGTTGTGCATGATTATTGATCCTACTCCTGTCATTAAATTAAGTTTCTATTTTTGGAAAGCCTAGACGCAAAACGGCGATTTACGAGATGTCGGTTGTATGAGTTAGCTGCTTATGTAATTTAGGGAACTATATATCTAGCTCCCTTGGGGATGCTAATTAACCCGACTCAAGCAAGAGGACACAAAATGTCATATACAGCCTACTTACGTTCGATTAAAAGTGAACTCCAGAGAACTGATAAAACTCAAAAAAGCCTACGGTTAAAAACTATCATAGAACAGTTTGGCTACCAGCGTAGAAGTCAATCATTCATAGATAATTTTAATACTGCTCTTGGTGAATTGGGACTTTGTGCAAATCCTTGCTTGGATTTGTATATTCCACTAGATACAAAAATTGCTATTTCTATTAAAGGTGTAGAACCAATCAATAAAATAGCTGAATCTGAATCAATTTCAGTCAAACTACAAGAAGCAATTTCAGTCAAACATGATTTTTTCTACTACTTGTTTGATTTTGGCTCTGAACAAGAATATGAACGATTTCAAGCATGTTTAGATTCTCATCAGCCAGTAGGTATTTTTTTGATTCCCCAAGTAGAAGATTTCTTCTCTGATACTGTTGTCAAAATATTTAATTATGAACTAATTAGAAAATATCAATACGGAGGATATAATAGTATCCCAAAAGCTGCTACTAGAAAAATCCCTACAAGTCTTGCCTCAGATCAAGAGTGTGACGATGAACAGGAAAATCCCATTTCTGATGCTAACATTTTTCAGTTTCATCGCTCAACTATGACCAGTATTATACTTGGTAATACTGGTTTAGAGTTGCTTGATTCGGAAAAATTTGATCGGCAGTTTGAACAGATATCTCTATCTGCCAATAAATATAATTCTGAACAGCTTTTTATTTTATTTCATTGTCCATCAGTATTAGAAATCCAAGCTCATCAGCAAGAAGATGCTTTAGGATACTTGGTAGATAGAGTTGCCAGTAAAATTCCTTTTACTTTTACTCTCAGATGTAAATACCCAAATGAAGCCTCTCTTGAGCATAAAGAAGAAGTATATGCTCATTTTCGTCTACTGCTGGAACTTCCATATTATCAAATAGAGGAAGATGATGCATCTTTGCGAGATTATTTTGTAGATTTGCAAAAAGCTCAAATACAGGCTGAATCACAGTTATTGTTGAAGATAAAACCCGAACATTTTTACAGTCTGAAGTGGCAACAAGAAAGTAAAGAATATATTTATCTCAAGTATTTTGCTATTAAAACCTTAGAAAGTCTAGGATATGAATTGTCTAATATTGGCTGTGAAGTTGAGTTGACTTCTAAGGATGAGGAAACATCAGATGAAGATACATCAGATGATTATGAAGAGTATCAAAGCGAAATTATAGAAGTATATGTAAAAAATCAGGTAGTGGTTGAGATAGAAACTCTCAAATACCAAGAATTTCAGGATAATAATCTCTTTTTAGATCCCCTGAAAAGAGTTTTGAGGCAATCAAAAGTATGGCCGAATAAGCTAGAAAGTCTTTGGTTGGTAATTCCCGGTTTTGAGATTGCCCGTAACTATTACCAACTAAAAAAGGCTAAGGAAATCTTAGAATATAAGTTATCTGGATATTATGGCGATCGCTTCCAGGTTGTAATCATGGCTCCTGATTATGAAAAACACCAATTAGTCCCAGTATCATTTGATTCTATTGAATATCCATCTTTTGGGTATGGGGTTAAAAAACCTAGTTTATTACAGACATATCCAGTTACTAATCGCGTTAAAGAATTTAAGCTGGACTTTAGCCAAGTAAAAGGTTTAAACGAAGAAAAAGACAAACTAGATAAACTTCTCAAGCTGCAATCTAAGGGACATAAGGGTTCAATTGGTGGAATTCTTTTCTATGGATTACCTGGATGTGGTAAAACTCTACTGGCAAATGCTTTTGCTAATGAGTCTGGCAGATATTTCTTTAAATTCTCCCCTGCTGATATTGTCAGTGTTTGGATAGGTCAAAGTCAAAAAAATATTCGAGATATCTTTGCTCAAGCTAAGAAAAAAGCTCCTTCCGTTTTATTTATTGATGAGTTAGACAGTATTGGGTTTAATCGTAACGAAGACAACGCCCATACAGACCAAAAAGCAACTATTAATCAATTACTCATAGAACTAAATAATCTTCAAAATAGTGACGTAATTGTGATAGCTGCTACTAATTATTTGAGCGGTATAGATAGTGCTTTGAAACGTTCTGGTAGATTGGATTGGAAGATTCCTATCTTTCCACCATCTCAAGTAGAAAGAATAGAACTCTTCATACACTACCTGTCAAAAATTGATATGAATCAGCTAGTTAACTTTGAAATGCTGGCAGAGAAAAGTATGAAGTTTACGTCATCAGATATCGAGTTAGTTTGTCGGGAAGTTAGAAATGCTATTCTTCTAGAAGAAATAAGTTCAGCTTTAACAACTTCCGATGTGATTACTTACATCAATAATCTACAAGATGGTGGTTTAAGTCTTAACCAAGAACAAGTCAAGGAATTTGTGGAAGAGTGTAAAAGAATGAGTGTGAAGAATCCTAAGTTAGAAACCCTGAAATTAGAATGGGCTTTGTATTAACAATATGCTATTACAAATAGCGAGCGCTACTTTTTTAGTGCCGAAATAAATATACTCAATTACACGATCGCTTGAACCTGATTGAGTAAATCTCTGGTTTAAGAATGCGATCGCTTTTGATTGTGTATATTTTTGTTGAGCGATCGGCAGACTTTCAAATATTCCTATCCTGCTATTGTTTAGGGTCGCGTTTGACGTGAAAGCAGGCGATAATAGTAATTACATCTTGTTCCAAGATATACATCATTCCATAAGGAAATCGGCGTATTAAAACTCGTCGTACTTGTCGATAAACTTGAGGATAAGCTAAAGGGTTGCGTCCGATTAATGCCAAACTGCTATCGACAGCACGTACAAATTCTGAACCTAATCCAGAACTACGTTGCTCGTACCATTCAAAACCATCTTGGATATCAAGCTCTGCTTCTGGGCTAATAATTAACTGATAAATCATTGAGAAAAACCCAGTCTTTGCTTAACCTCTTCCCAGGTTGAACCCTGATTTGGGTTTTGACGATGTGTTTCTAAACGTCTATCCAATTCTTGTTTTTGCTCTTCGCTCAGAATTACTGCATTAGTGTCAGTTAGAATGCTATCCCATAAATCCTCTGCAAGTTGTATTCGTTCGGATACGCTTAATTGGGAAATATCAATGTTTAATAGGGGATGCATAGTTATTTACTATTGTTAACTAACATTTACAATTTTAAGTCAATTTTTTGCTAGTTGTTTTGTTTGCTTCATTATGTATCTTCGGTTGAGATAGAGTTATTAATCCCGATTTTAAGTCATTACTCATTCAGATCCCCAGATTTCTAACTTCTGCAAGAAGTCGGGTTTTGATTCGTTATGAGTACAAAAAACTTGCTATGCATTACTCCATCGCCTTAATTTGCTGATTAGCTTCATTCTGTGCCTTCATCATCGCTTGCTTTAATGGTTGTTGCCCCAACAAGGCGCTGACAAACTGGTTCTCAAAGTTATTCACGATCACACTTGGATATTTACCCACCTGCCAAGATGTAGCATAATCGACTCCCGCCACTAATGGCGATCGCAGTGCATCTTGGTCATAGCCCAAATTCTTTGCCACTGATTTACGTGTTGGCAAAGCAAATCCTGTTCCTGTCCACTTCTGCATTCCTTCTTTACCCGTGAGATAAGAAATCAACTTCCAGGCTTCGGCTTTGTGCTGTGCTTGCTTGTTCATCACATAGGCAACTGTAAAGACCATTGTGCCTTTTTTGCCGTTAATCGTAGGTACCGGCGCGGTAGCAAACTCTACTTGGGGAAAGGTTTCAGTTAAATAAGGAATTGCCCAGTTACCCTCAATCACCATTGCTACTTTACTCTGACCAAACATTTCACTACCTGAGTTTGTTCCTACATCAGATTTTTGGGCGGAGGAACGGTCTTTTTGATACTGGTCTACTACTAACTCTAAACCCTTTAAACCTGCCTCACTCGCAAAGGTAGCAGAACCATTTTGATCGATGAGCTGCCCACCAAAGGCTTTAATTTTATAAGCCTGACGCGCTAATTCGGGAATTTCCCCAAAGCCGTATTTATTAAGTTTGCCTATCAATTGTTTCGAGTAGTTACGTAATTCATCCCAAGTAGCTGGCGGATTACTCAACCCTGCCGCGGCGAATGCTTTTTTGTTATAAAACAGGGCAAGGGTGGAATAGTCTTTGGGAAGACCATAAATATGATTTTGATATTTGAAACTATCGAGTAGGGTATCTTCAAAATCCGTTAGGTCAAATTCGGGGGTAATGTAACTTTCTAACGGTTCTAGAACATTCTGACTCATCAAGAAAGGAGCTTCCAGCGCATCGAGATAAAAGACATCGGGTGCTGCTTCCCCAACCAAACGAGTTTTGATTACATCCATGTATTGGTCGGAGATTACCTCATATTTGACCTTAATAGTTGGATGTTGTACCTCAAACTCTCGCAATACCTGTCTCAAGAGTTTTTGCTCAACAGGAGAACCTCCCCAGCCACTAAGTTTGATACTAACTGCGGTAGATGCTAAGGGTTTGCTTGGTAATTGTAGACTTTGACAAGCAATAATAGCGATCGCGATCGCCATTACTAATCCCAAAAAATTAAATAATCTTTTTTTGATCACTTGTACCTTCTGTTGTTAAGGAGTGATATTTTACTTATCTAAAATTTTTGTTGAAAATTGCAAGTTAGAATAACGAAAACTTATTCAAAATGCTAATAAAAGCATACTGAGTTCTTCGACAACCTAATTTATGTCAGGATGCTTTACTCATAAACATACATTATGGATTTTGTTCAGGTTGAAACAACTGCGCCACTGGCTCTGGAAATTCCCCAGGTTTCTTTACCACCAACAGCACTTTCTCCAACCTCTCGAATTCCCAAGGATGCGATTCGCACAAGTTTAAAAGCCTCCACTGCGGATTCTGTCTTAGCGGCGGTTTACTCTCTTGGAACTGGCGGGATTTTACTCAGCAATTTCTTGGTGGAATTGGGTGCTAGTCCAGTGGTATTTGGGATGCTTTGCTCTATCCCCATGTTGGTCAATCTGATTCAGCCGTTGGGTGCTTACTTATCTGAACGTAGCACCAGCCGCTTTCAATATTCTCTTCGGACACACGGAATTGGTCGGCTGCTATGGCTGGCTCTAGTAATCGGTATTGTAGGCGTAAGCTTGGGAGCAATCAATACTCACCAATTAGTGATATTGACACTCTTGATTGTCCTATTCAGCAATCTTTTGGGAGGGCTAGGAACCGCATCGTGGCTAAGTTGGGTTGCAATGATAGTTCCCCGGCGATTGCGAGGCAGGTATTTTGGGACACGCAATAGTGCCGCTAATCTCACCAATTTGGTTTGCGTACCAATGGCTGGTCTAGCTGTATCACATTGGTATGGTGGAACTCTACAAGGCTATGGGGTGGTTCTGCTGATAAGCATTATATTGGGAATTGCGGGATTGGGGTGTCAGTATTTCCAAGTGGATATGAATCCGCGATCGCAAAATACTTATTATGGCAATTCAACTAAAATAAGTGAGATTCAGTCAGAGGTTACAAAAGATGAATCTTCTGAAGTCGCTGAATCAGTTCATCCACCACAAAACCAGTTAACTCACAGTGTTTGGAAAAACTCTAACTTTTTGAGATTTCTGTTGTATTTCAGCTTCTGGGCGCTTGCTGTTAACCTCAGCAGTCCGTTTTTTAACCTTTATATGCTCGATACGCTCGATTTAGACGTGAGCTACGTCACTATTTACAACAGCCTTCAGGCAGGGGCAACTTTGCTAATGCTTATTCTGTGGGGAAAATTAGCAGACAAGATAGGTAATCGTCCCATCCTCATCGGTATTGGAATTTTGGTTGCAGCTACGCCACTGCTATGGCTGGGGATTGGTGCTAATCGCCTTGATATCTGGTTGTGGCTACCTCTGTTACATATCTTGGCTGGAGGTACTTGGGCGGCGATTGACTTGTGCAGCAACAATATACAATTGGCGATCGCACCAATTAAAAATCAGTCTATTTATTTTGCGATCGCAGCTGCCGTTGCTGGAGGGAGTGGTGCTTTAGGCGCAACTATAGGCAGCTTCATCGTCCAATTCGCTCAGTTTGGAGGCTTGCTAGGGTTGTTCGCCCTCTCTAGTCTATTTCGACTAGCAGCACTTGTTCCACTCGTTTTTGTCAAAGAGCCGATGAGAGGATGAGGGAGCGGGAAAGAAGCAGGGGAGCAGGGGGCAGGGAGCAGAGGAGGCAGGGGGACAAGGGGGACAAGGGGGAATTATTGAACAAGTGTCTCTCTTGTCTCCCCCCTCTTCCTTGTCTCCCTTGTCTCTTCTTCATGTTCAATGCCCAATTCCCCATTCCCCATGTTCTATTCAGCGGCGGTAGAAGTTAAAGACATTGTTTCCCACAAAACCATGTGAGGTGGTGTTAGTACAGGCTGGTGTAGAGCAATTAGCTGGGCTAAGGTATTCTTTAATTGGGTACGGGGTACGATATCATCAACAAAACCGTGCTGGAGCAAATCTTCCGCAGTCTGAAAATTTTCGGGGAGTTTTTCTCGTAGGGTTTGCTCTATCACTCGCCGACCGGCAAAACCAATTGTTGCTTTGGGTTCTGCCAAAATGATATCGCCTAACATCGCAAAACTTGCAGTAACGCCGCCCGTTGTGGGATTGGTCAAAACGGGAATATATAATAGTCGCGCGTCTTTATGGCGCTGTAGGGCTGCGGAGATTTTCGCCATCTGCATCAAGGAGAGCATTCCTTCTTGCATTCTCGCGCCGCCGGAGGTGCAGATGATAACTACAGGATAACGTCGTTGAGTGGCTTGCTCAATCATCCGGGTGAGCTTTTCTCCCACAACCGAACCCATACTACCACCCATGAAGCGGAAGTCCATAACCCCAAGGGCAATAGGCAAACCATTGATTTGACCTAAACCAGTTCTAACTGCGTCTATTAAGCCAATTTTATCTTGTGTTTCCCGCAAGCGATCACTGTAGAGTTTGCGATCGCGAAATTCTAGCGGATCGGTTGGACGCAAATGCTCGTCTAGAGGTTTCCAGGTATTATTATCTATCAATTGACGAATACGCTCATCGCTATCTACACGATTATGATGACCACATTCGATACAAACCATTTGATTGGCTTTCAGGTCTTTTGTGTATGCCAATACACCACACTTGGAACATTTGTGCCACAATCCATCAGCAATTTCACGTTCTTGGCGCTCAAGGCTGGTAGATCCTGATTTCCGTCGATTTGCAAACCAATCAAATAGAGACTTTAAACCACGCGATTCTTCGTTGTTAGCCATTTTTTATTTTATTTTAAGTGGGTATGAGGTCGAAAACATATCAAACCGTATTGGGTTGTCCTTAGTCATGAGTCATTTTTTTTTACTAATGACTAATTACTACATCGTCAAACTACGCTTTTAAGCAATTCAGACCTTAATTTTCATCTTTGGTTGCCAGCTTAACGAAAATACTTATACCAATACAAGTCTCCTGCTCTTTATTTTCAGCAGACTTAATTATATTGACGTACTGACAAAGCCATGAGAATACCAACCTCCAAATAAGATGCTCTCCCTCTCCCACCCAAATCAATGATTCGTATTGCTAGGTTATGAACGATCGGCATCTGTTCCAATAGTTGTGCTTGCTAACGGTTAATCGTCATCAAGAGGGTAATACAAGTCACAACCAGAATATTATCAAAATATGAAGGGGCGATGGGGTAATGTTGGTTACAGTCACGAATTATAAATCTTTCTTATGAAAGGGCATTGGATATGGGTTACTCCCCTTATCCCCCTTCTCTCCATACTCGCGACTGCAATTCAAGACGCTGGAAAAAATAACCGCAGATAGATAGACAAAATTGCTTCGCCGCTAAACAGGGTAATCAGAGATCCTAAAGCGAGAAAAGGGCCAAAAGGCATTTTTTGTCCTAACCTGTGTGTCGATGTCTGTTCATTAGTGGCTTCTCTACCAGACGCTGTGCGTAGCTTGCTTCGACCTAGGAGTATCCGTTTATGCATAATAATAGCACTGCCAATTAAGGCTCCCAGCGCACAGGCAATAAAAGTAGCTAAAAGCAAATATTTCCAGCCTAACCAGGCTCCCATCATGGCTGCTAACTTAGCATCACCTGCGCCCATTGCAGTTTTCCCAAAGGCAATTGAACCCAATAGGGCGATCGCATCAAATAGCCATAAGCCCAAGACTGCACCTAGTATGGCTATCATAAGGTGATTTACCAATGCGACAGAACTTCCTTCTGATAGATAACCAACCACCATTTGGAATAAAATTCCTGCCACTAAACCCGACTGAGTAAGTGGATTAGGTAAGGTCATTGTATCCAGGTCAATCAGCGATAGTGCTAATAACCAACTACAAAAAGCCCAATAGCCTATTGTTAAAATCGAAACTTGAAATACTAAAAAAATCAGCAAAAAAATTATGCCCGTCACCCCTTCTACCACAGGATAACGGAC
The Nostoc punctiforme PCC 73102 genome window above contains:
- a CDS encoding carbohydrate ABC transporter permease, with amino-acid sequence MTKISGLKVLLYVLLTLYAIVTLIPFLWALSASFKPLTEIVGGEPNFLPKNFTLDNYRQIFLQEPLFWRWLFNSVVIAVSVTLLNLLLNSMAGYALARLRFVGKRFWFFLILAVLAVPAQITLIPTFLILKAIGWLNSYQGMIVPSMVNATFIFMMRQFFVNFPKELEEAAQLDGLNTFGIFRHIVLPLAKPALAAQAVFVFMGSWNNFLLPIVILFDPEMFTLPLGLNTFKGQYISYWNYIMAASMVFTLPALGIYAFFNRYFIQSVTFTGGKG
- a CDS encoding carbohydrate ABC transporter permease; the protein is MFAINRRRSNPRWNITENLAGYMFMMPTILVLGTFVVLPILYAVFLSLQKVRLLGGIEYEFIGFRNFTRLAEDERVWIALRNTAQYVAIVVPTQTVLALILAVTLNSGIRGKNWWRILYFLPTVTSSAVLTLIFMWIYNTDGLLNDFLTFVGLPTYNWLGDPSVALKGIIIMNIWSTAPFFMVIYLAALQDIPKTLYEAAELDGANGWKQFIHITLPLLKPVTFFVVAVGVIGTFQLFDQSYIFSGGTGGPNNATLTVVLLIYQAVFRNLQMGYAAAIAFLLAAAIVAISLIQRRLFGGERI
- a CDS encoding ATP-binding protein; translation: MSYTAYLRSIKSELQRTDKTQKSLRLKTIIEQFGYQRRSQSFIDNFNTALGELGLCANPCLDLYIPLDTKIAISIKGVEPINKIAESESISVKLQEAISVKHDFFYYLFDFGSEQEYERFQACLDSHQPVGIFLIPQVEDFFSDTVVKIFNYELIRKYQYGGYNSIPKAATRKIPTSLASDQECDDEQENPISDANIFQFHRSTMTSIILGNTGLELLDSEKFDRQFEQISLSANKYNSEQLFILFHCPSVLEIQAHQQEDALGYLVDRVASKIPFTFTLRCKYPNEASLEHKEEVYAHFRLLLELPYYQIEEDDASLRDYFVDLQKAQIQAESQLLLKIKPEHFYSLKWQQESKEYIYLKYFAIKTLESLGYELSNIGCEVELTSKDEETSDEDTSDDYEEYQSEIIEVYVKNQVVVEIETLKYQEFQDNNLFLDPLKRVLRQSKVWPNKLESLWLVIPGFEIARNYYQLKKAKEILEYKLSGYYGDRFQVVIMAPDYEKHQLVPVSFDSIEYPSFGYGVKKPSLLQTYPVTNRVKEFKLDFSQVKGLNEEKDKLDKLLKLQSKGHKGSIGGILFYGLPGCGKTLLANAFANESGRYFFKFSPADIVSVWIGQSQKNIRDIFAQAKKKAPSVLFIDELDSIGFNRNEDNAHTDQKATINQLLIELNNLQNSDVIVIAATNYLSGIDSALKRSGRLDWKIPIFPPSQVERIELFIHYLSKIDMNQLVNFEMLAEKSMKFTSSDIELVCREVRNAILLEEISSALTTSDVITYINNLQDGGLSLNQEQVKEFVEECKRMSVKNPKLETLKLEWALY
- a CDS encoding type II toxin-antitoxin system RelE/ParE family toxin, which gives rise to MIYQLIISPEAELDIQDGFEWYEQRSSGLGSEFVRAVDSSLALIGRNPLAYPQVYRQVRRVLIRRFPYGMMYILEQDVITIIACFHVKRDPKQ
- a CDS encoding addiction module protein; amino-acid sequence: MHPLLNIDISQLSVSERIQLAEDLWDSILTDTNAVILSEEQKQELDRRLETHRQNPNQGSTWEEVKQRLGFSQ
- a CDS encoding ABC transporter substrate-binding protein — encoded protein: MAIAIAIIACQSLQLPSKPLASTAVSIKLSGWGGSPVEQKLLRQVLREFEVQHPTIKVKYEVISDQYMDVIKTRLVGEAAPDVFYLDALEAPFLMSQNVLEPLESYITPEFDLTDFEDTLLDSFKYQNHIYGLPKDYSTLALFYNKKAFAAAGLSNPPATWDELRNYSKQLIGKLNKYGFGEIPELARQAYKIKAFGGQLIDQNGSATFASEAGLKGLELVVDQYQKDRSSAQKSDVGTNSGSEMFGQSKVAMVIEGNWAIPYLTETFPQVEFATAPVPTINGKKGTMVFTVAYVMNKQAQHKAEAWKLISYLTGKEGMQKWTGTGFALPTRKSVAKNLGYDQDALRSPLVAGVDYATSWQVGKYPSVIVNNFENQFVSALLGQQPLKQAMMKAQNEANQQIKAME
- a CDS encoding MFS transporter, with product MDFVQVETTAPLALEIPQVSLPPTALSPTSRIPKDAIRTSLKASTADSVLAAVYSLGTGGILLSNFLVELGASPVVFGMLCSIPMLVNLIQPLGAYLSERSTSRFQYSLRTHGIGRLLWLALVIGIVGVSLGAINTHQLVILTLLIVLFSNLLGGLGTASWLSWVAMIVPRRLRGRYFGTRNSAANLTNLVCVPMAGLAVSHWYGGTLQGYGVVLLISIILGIAGLGCQYFQVDMNPRSQNTYYGNSTKISEIQSEVTKDESSEVAESVHPPQNQLTHSVWKNSNFLRFLLYFSFWALAVNLSSPFFNLYMLDTLDLDVSYVTIYNSLQAGATLLMLILWGKLADKIGNRPILIGIGILVAATPLLWLGIGANRLDIWLWLPLLHILAGGTWAAIDLCSNNIQLAIAPIKNQSIYFAIAAAVAGGSGALGATIGSFIVQFAQFGGLLGLFALSSLFRLAALVPLVFVKEPMRG
- the accD gene encoding acetyl-CoA carboxylase, carboxyltransferase subunit beta, translated to MANNEESRGLKSLFDWFANRRKSGSTSLERQEREIADGLWHKCSKCGVLAYTKDLKANQMVCIECGHHNRVDSDERIRQLIDNNTWKPLDEHLRPTDPLEFRDRKLYSDRLRETQDKIGLIDAVRTGLGQINGLPIALGVMDFRFMGGSMGSVVGEKLTRMIEQATQRRYPVVIICTSGGARMQEGMLSLMQMAKISAALQRHKDARLLYIPVLTNPTTGGVTASFAMLGDIILAEPKATIGFAGRRVIEQTLREKLPENFQTAEDLLQHGFVDDIVPRTQLKNTLAQLIALHQPVLTPPHMVLWETMSLTSTAAE
- a CDS encoding prepilin peptidase, coding for MDILFAIPASVMVFALGASIGSFLNVIVYRLPAGLSILWPPSRCPKCLNQLKAYDNVPVFGWISLRGRCRYCKSKISVRYPVVEGVTGIIFLLIFLVFQVSILTIGYWAFCSWLLALSLIDLDTMTLPNPLTQSGLVAGILFQMVVGYLSEGSSVALVNHLMIAILGAVLGLWLFDAIALLGSIAFGKTAMGAGDAKLAAMMGAWLGWKYLLLATFIACALGALIGSAIIMHKRILLGRSKLRTASGREATNEQTSTHRLGQKMPFGPFLALGSLITLFSGEAILSIYLRLFFPAS